The Ailuropoda melanoleuca isolate Jingjing chromosome 4, ASM200744v2, whole genome shotgun sequence region GTGCTTCATTCTGCCTCCAGCCAGCTGACAGTGCTGGCCATGAAGGCCATAGTCCCAACAGGGCCAGGAACGCCTATGGCCCACAGGTCTCCTGGCTGTCTTCCTGGCCACCTCCCCAGTTGCCTGTGGGCCTCTCTGCCTAccctcccttcagctcagggaccTCAGGCTCTGTCCCGGCTCCTCACCCATTACCCCATCACCTGAACCCTTAGCCCTTACAGCAAGAACTGGGCGGCTGGCTATGCTCTGGTGGCCCTCCATCACTGGCACCGCTCCACTGAGGGACCATCTTGTGCTTTAGGTCCTGGCCCAGACTCGCTTGGGAAATGGACGGTGGATGACTCCAGAGAACATTCAGGAGATGTACTCTGCGATCAAGGCTGACCCTGATGGTGATGGTGAGCTCATACCTCGCCACAGTTCTGTTCCTGTGAGCCTCCTGTCCCCTGTATACCCAGCTTCTAGAGTAGCCAGAGATGAGGAGGTGAGGATTCAGCCTTGCCCTCACTCCTGGGCAGTAGGCTGGGTCCTCCCATTCGCCTTGGGGACAGTCTAGAGGGCAGTTCTTGGAGGCCCTTTTGACCTCGACAGGCAGAGTCTGGGGTCCAGGAGGGGAGTTACTGGCTGTCAGAGGACAGTGTAGGTACCGCAGGAGTAGAAGGCCGGTGAGGCCAGCTGGAGCTTGGCTGTTCCCCCTGCTCCGTCTGCCTCCATCCAGGCACGGGGTCTTCCCCAGAAGACACCCTCTCTGGTCTAACTAAGATCTTGCTTGCCTGCCTTTTGCTCACCTAGAACCATGCTAACTGCTGGGGGTGGTTTGGGTAGGGGAGCTGTCATGCAAGTGCCCCACCCCCCTTTGGTAATAACTCCCAGGACATTACTGAGGTGAGGTCATCACTCACATGCCCAAATTCTGGGCGAAATGGGGAGGGTACAACAGTGAAATGACTCGGAAGAATGGTCCCGTGGCTGGTGAACCCAGAGGGAAGGATCTGACCAAGACCTGTGGCTGGAGGGGCATCGTGCTGCTCCTGCTCCTATGAACAGAGCTGGTGACAGGCCTCCAGGCCTTGAGTGTTCCCCACCCGCAGAGAAATCTGGGCCAAACAATAGAAGGCTTCTCCCttaggagcacctgagtggctgagttggttaagtgtcagactcttgatctcagtccaggtcttgatatcagggtggtgagttccagccccatgttgggctccacgctgggcatggagcctacttaaaaaaaaaaaaaagaaagaaagagaaagaaagaaagaaagaaagagagagagagagaaagaaagaaagaaagaaagaaagaaagaaaagagaaagaaagaaagaaagaaagagaaagaaagaaagaaaagaaagaaagaaagaaagagaaagagagagagagagagagagagagagaaagaaagaaagaaagaaagaaagaaagaaagaaaaagaaagaaagaaagaaagaaagaaaaagaaagaaagaaagaaagaaagaaagaaagaaagaaagaaagaaagaaagaagaaagaaagaaagaaagaaagagaaagaaagaaagaaagaaagaaagaaagaagaagaaaggaagggagggagagagaaagagagatagcagAAGGAAGGTAGGTTTCTCCCTTGGTTCAGCCAGGATAACATGGACACCAGCTACTCTTCCAGAACCCCAGGAGAGTGGAGCTCCTGCTTTGTGGGTTGGGCCGGCACAGGGGAGAGTGTTCTCATTTGGGAGAGTGGCCTAGCTTTCTTTGTTGAGGTTAACTGCTAACTCAGCAGGCAGGACTGGCTAGATAGATATATTCCATTCAGGATGGGACCTGAGATCATAAGGGAACTCCTGGGCACCAGCCCTGGATTAAACCTGACAGCGTGGAAGGCCCTGGATGGAACCCAGCACTGACTGCTCTTTCTTCACCCTCTGTAGGACCAGAGGGTAGCCACTACGTGCTTTAGAGCCAGGCTGAAGGGCCAGGGGCAGTCCTTGGGGGACTTGGCCATATGGTTCAAGCTTCCCTTGGTCACTCAGCTCTGGCCCTAGTAGGGGTTGGGCTGCTTCTTTTGGGGGACCAAATCCTGCTTTAAACTGAGGAAGTGAACTTCCCTAGGTTTTCCTGTAGGGCCTGATGTGGCAGAAGCCAGGTTCATCTCACCCAAGATTCCAGGTTGGGGGACAGGTGCACGTGGTCCCCCAGTGGCTGAGGCCAGGGAGAGGTAGGATGGTGCAGCCTGCTGCCATGGCCTCCTCACAGGGGCTTGGGGGGCATTGATGGTGGGTGCCCTGCGCAGGAGTGCTGAGCCTGCAGGAGTTCTCCGACATGGACCTTCGGGACTTCCACAAGTACATGAGGAGCCACAAGGCGGCTTCCAGCGAGCTGGTGCGGAACAGCCACCACACGTGGCTCTACCAGGGTGAAGGTGCCCACCACGTCATGCGTGCCATCCGCCAGAGGTGAGCCCCTCAGCAGGCCACGGGGGGGCCTCACAGAAGTTCTTGGCTGGGGCCAAGAGGACAGGCTTGATTAGCCAACTCAGAATTAAGTTCTACTTGTTAGACCAGGATTAGGACCCATTAAAAGACAGGCAATTAACAAAGGCAAATTACCCCTCATTGTGGGCAAACAATATACATTTGGGATCAGAAATAGATTGGAATGTTTGTGTTTTGCTAGTTAGAGAAATGACTTCTTATCTCTGTCCACAGGACCCCCTGCCCCTGAGCAGCCAGGGGTTTTAGATAAGCAACCTCCTTCCTGGAGGGAGTGACCCCCGCTCCCAATTTAGTGGAAATCTCATCCTCCCCACCCAGCGTGGTGTCTGGCATCCAGGGAGAAGGGCTCATGAGTAACCCCTTCCTGTTCCTGCAGGGCCAGTCTGGTCGGGGGTTGGAGGGCCTCAGGGTTtccaggggaggtgggcaggggcagagcttGTGGCAGGTCTGGGGTCTGGCTTCTTCAGGGTGCCACCTTGCATGGGACTGCCCAGCTGAATGCCTGCTGCCCACCAGGGTGCTACGCCTCACCCGCCTGTCACCTGAAATCGTGGAGCTCAGCGAGCCACTGCAGGTTGTGCGGTATGGCGAGGGAGGCCACTACCATGCCCATGTGGACAGCGGGCCTGTGTACCCAGAGACCATCTGCTCCCATACCAAGCTGGTAGCCAATGAGTCTGTACCCTTCGAGACCTCCTGCCGGCAAGTACCTCCCACCCGGGGTGGCCTTCAACTCCCAGACCAGGCATTCCCATGACATAAACACAGCCCTGCCCTAACGGTATGCCCCCTGTATGAGGCCAGGAGAGCACTGGGCTGTCCTGATTGAGGAtaccccatctctctccccagtTTGTTTACCAAGTGGCAGGAAAGGGCAGGAAAGAGCCAAACTAAGGTACCTACAGACACTGAAACTTGTCCCCAGAGCGCTGAGGCAAGGGGCAAGGCTGGGTCTCCAGCTTTTTTGGCGCCCTCCTCCCCTGGATCTCGATTCTCCTCCACTGCTGGAGGCTTCACCTTCTTTTGAAGCtgtgtgcccctcccctgctcaggcACAGAGGCAGGTCTCTTCTCTTTGTGTGACTGCTCTGGGTCAGCCCCTTCTACTCCCAGCCAGCCCTCCTGCAGGATTGTGCTGCTTTTGCTAGCCTACCTTTCCCAGCCAGCCACGTAATTTAGCTAAGTGCACCCGTGATCTTGGTCACACAAAACATTGTGACACAAAGAAAGAGACTGGATTTGCGGGAGGAAGGACAGGCTAGGGACATCTTGGCACTGACTTGCAGTGTTGTCACTCATCTCAGCCTGCCCTTCTGGCCCTTGGGAACCTGGGCAGCTTATCCTGCCCACAGGTAAGCCCGTGGGAGTGTCCACAGCTGCTCAACGGGCCCCCTGCCTTACAGCTACATGACAGTGCTGTTTTATTTGAACAACGTCACCGGTGGGGGCGAGACTGTCTTCCCTGTAGCCGACAACAGAACCTACGATGAAATGGTAAGGGCCAACCAGGCTGTTACTCTGGTGGGATGGCAGGGCCTTGGGCAGTCGTAGTATATACCCCTCCAAACTTGGGATGACGGGCCCAGTGATACCTTGGGGCTTGGGCACTTCTGACTGGTTTTTCTCTGGCCACTTTTGGCTGCCTGGCCTTGGCTCTTGGCCATACAGTGGGGGAGGTTTGAAAACCCCACCATCCTGCTGCCTACAGAGTCTAATTCAGGATGATGTTGATCTCCGTGACACTCGGAGGCACTGTGACAAGGGGAATCTGCGTGTCAAGCCCCGGCAGGGCACAGCAGTCTTCTGGTACAACTACCTGCCTGATGGACAAGGTGAGGGCCTGTGATCAGGCCAAGGGTGCCTTGAGGGAAGCTTCCCTTTATCCAGCCCAGATGGCCACCCCGGTGGGATGTTTCCGGCACTGCTACAAATGTTTTTCTGCCCCTGGTGCCCCGCAAAGATCATCCTCAGTGACTTCAGCGGCCTGCACCTGTGTAGCCTCCTGGGTTATCTTGACCCCGTGATTGATTGCACAGTGCTCCAGCCTTCCAGCTCACTGGGGCTGGGGACACGTCTGTCACCAACCCAGGCTGCGGACAGGGCTGGCAGCAAGAAAGCTGGTTTCAGAAGACCAGTAGTGTTGTCAGTGCAGTAGTTGGAGAGAGATGCTGAACCCCCAAGGAGGTCGTGGGGCCAGATTTTGCCACCTATGTCTGCACAGCTGGGCCCACCCTGGCCATGCCCTTGGCCTGTATGAGGTCAAGCTTGGGTCAGCGCAGCCCAGAGTCCCTCTGGTCATCTCCCTTGCTCACACCTTCCTCCTCTCCTAGGTTGGGTGGGCGACGTGGACGACTACTCCCTGCACGGGGGCTGCCTGGTCACAAGCGGCACTAAGTGGATTGCCAACAATTGGATCAATGTGGACCCCAGCCGGGCGCGGCAGGCGCTATTCCAGCAGGAGATGGCGCGCCTGGCCCGCGAAGGTGTCACTGACTCCCAGCCGGAGTGGGCCTTGGACCGAGCCTACCGCGACGCGCGCGTGGAGCTCTGAGGGGAGTGCcggcctcagcccccagccccaggccgcTGGCCGCCCCGGGTCGGGGGGACCTGCCTTCCCCCTGTCCAGACGCAGGCCAAAGCCCTGGCCAATGTCTTGCCCCATCCCCGCCTCCAGCCGCGATTAGGGCACAGTTCCTATACTCGTATTATTTATTGTGTACAGACCCATGCTGCcccctcaaataaaattataCGGCTTTGAGCCGCCGGGCCAAAAAGCCGCAGGCGGGGTCGGGGGGAGGTAGATCGGGCCATTAGGAGCCCGCCGCTGCGCTCGGCAAGCGTTACGTCAGAGGGAGGAGCGAGGACGGTCTCGCCAATGACGAGCTGGATTTCGTGGGGCGAAGAGTCGTGATTGGACATCGGCAGCGGGCGACCCTGGGCGCCGCTACCTGTTGCTAAGGCCGCTGCAGATCGGCTCTGCTGCGCGCGAGGAAAGTTCGTCTCGCGAGAGCTCAGGTCGTTTCTTGGCCAAGGCAGCCGCAGCGGCTCGAGGACCGACATGGACGCTCACGAGGACTACGTTTGGCCGCGGGCAACCTCGGAGCTCATACTTCTCCCGGTCACGGGTCTGGAGTGCGTGGGGGATCGGCTGTTGGCGGGTGAGGTTTGGTCCGAGGCGCGCGCTAGCGGAGAAGAAACCGGGCGCTCGCATGGGGCGGGACCATGAGAACAAAGGGATGCCCCCAAGGAGGAGGACGGGCGGCGGGATGAATGAAGCCCGACCGAGGGGGGCGAGAGCCCAGGAGATGGCGGGCTGGAGGCCCCGCCGGAGGAGCCCCAGAgacaaaaaaactaaacaaaacacgACGTGGCTATCGAGTTCCTTAACAATCTGCAGCTGActtggaaagggaggtggggccGCGGGAAAATGTGGGGAAACGCAGTGGCTTGGGAGGCGGGGCAGGCAAGGAGAGCGGTGTGTGGCCGCTGCGGGGAGCCGAGGGGGCAGGTTGGGGCTGAGCCCCCTCAAAGTGGGCGGGTCCGGGGGCGGTCTGTGGTGTGGCCTCTCGGGGGGGCGGGGCCCGGTAGGCGGAGTTGTGGGCTCCCAGAGGCCGGTGAGGCTCCTCGGTGGAAGGTGGGGACGATGGGGTGGCGGGAAACCAGGGATGAGACCTTTCTGAATGGGCCGGTGCTTGGGGAGGCAGACGCTGAGGCCCCTTCTGAAATGGTTGCATCCAGGAAATCCAGTGTTGATGGCCCTTCGGGAAAGGTCAGGTCGAGAAGCCTAGGCCCTCAAAAGCCTGGGACCTGAAACAGCAGAGCCTTAGCATGGAGGCCCAAGAGGAAGCCACTAGTGACTGATGGTGGTGCTGCTGTCTTTTAAGGGCCCAGAGGCAGGGCACTGGCGTTCAAGCCTTGAGTAAGCTGCTTCCTATCCTAAGGGGGTGGTTTTGTGTTTGTGGAGAGGTGGCCCAGTTGTGATCTGGTGTGGGGGCTCTGGGAGCCCAAAGTTCCTACCACGGGTTAGACTCCGAAGGCTCCTGCAGGAGGGGAGAGGTAGGCAGAAACCCAAAGGATCACAAGAATGAGCTAAGAGAAGAGGTGAGTTCCTGGCAGAGGATAAGCTTGCCAAAGGCCTTGAGGTTGAGAATTTGTTACTTTGGGGGAATGAGGGAGTTCCTGTGAGGCTGAGCAAGGGTGGGGTCTGGGAGAAGAGGCTGGAGAAATGAGCGGAGGCCAGATCATTTTATGCCTATATCTGACTCAATGATGGTGGAAAGAGGTCTcatgaagggttttaagcagggaaatgACTTGGGAAATACAGGTTAGAAAGCTCTTCAAGTGAATTCCCCTGCTCCTGTGACTTTTGTATTGCTACCTGTAATCTCAATTTCCAGCCCTGTTTGTGAGTTCCAGGCCCAAGTGCACAGGCGCCTTCAAATTGGAATTGTCTTGTGGGtgctccagctgagcagggagagcagcagccaTTCAGGTGCTCAAGCCCAAGCATCTCCCTCAGTCCCCAAGCCAGTCTGGTTGATTTTGACTTCATACTTGTGCCATCTGTTTCTCTACCTTACTGCCATCATTTGAAGCCATGCAACTTTGGCTCCCGGACCTCCGCAGCAGCATTCTCTCAGCCCATCCTTGAGCCCTTTGTTTCCTGTTCCAACCACACAGCTTACAGTTCTTGCTCACCTCAGGGCCATTAAACTTGCTTTCCATCTGCCAAGAAAGGGTCCCGCATCTCCCCCATGCTGTTTCTCTGGTTACCACTGTTTGTTGATTCCTCCGCCTAAATGTTATGTTCTCAAGGTGGCCTCCCCCGACACTCACCAAGTTGCATAGATGACACCGGGGTTTCTCATTCTCAGTACTATTGACATATTGGCCCAGATCATTTTTTGTGTGAGGGGTTATCTGTGATTTGCAGGACATTTAGCAACATCCCTGGCTTCTATTCCTCAATTCCATTTAGCATAactcccagttgtgacaactagaaatgtctccagatactGCCAGATGTCTTCTGGAGGGAAAATCACTGGAgagatttccctcttttttattaAAGCAGTCCATATAGTTCTTTCCTGGAACTTACCAAAGTTATAACAATGTCGGTTACTTGGGTGATACTCTCTAGTGTCTGTCTGATGGCCAGGAGCCTGGGTCTGTGCTTCTTACTCACTGCTCCAGCTGTAGTTCCTTGTCTGGTTTATAATCGATGCTCATCGCATGTCTATTGAGCATCAAAAGATTGAGATTGCAGGCTAAGGATAGCATGAGGGACTGTTAATGTTAACAGGTGATAGATACCCTGGACCAAAGTCACTGTGTTGGGGAGGATTtgaaaaatctttagaaaatgagCACATGGAACTTAGCGACTGAGAACATGAGAAGATGTGGGAAGTTTAGAGGAATAAGCAGGGGGCTTCCTGGTTTCGGGCTGGGGCTGGGTAGAGGGTGGTAACGGTCAGTGGAGCAATCAGTGGAGTGAGGAGAGTGGAGAGAATTTGAAGGTGAGCTAGTAGAGTGAGAGGGCCCCGCAGGGCAGCCAGAAGGCAGCTGAGGGTCATGGGAGCCTTGGCTGTCAAAGTTGGGGCTGCCTCTCCTGGTTTTTCCCATCAGTGTTGAACATGCTCACATTGGAGCTGCAAGGAAGAAGCTTTTGGAAATCCAGAGGGGTTCTGCTGTGGCCCCAAGGTGGGAGGATCACCTCTGGGGACAGCCTCTtccctgggggagggagagtgggaagagtGTCTGTAGAGACAGATGCAGCTGAGGATTTGGGATGAAGGCTTTGAGGGTTCCCGCTGGAAGCATGAGAAGTCAGGTGGGGTGAGGAAGAGGCGGTGTTTGAGGAAGCCAGGTTGAACTGTCTGGAGCGACTGGTAGGCATCCGAAAGTCAGCACTGAAAGTCCAGCTGAAGCTGAGGCCAAGGATTTTCCAGGATTCAAGTCCGCAGGATGGTATGTTCTAATGCATTCGCAGCCTATACTACATGCCTGAATTTCCCATGCCCCTGCCTCTTCGTGGCTTGACAGAGTTGAATgaggttcttttcttcttcttcttccttttttttttttaagattttaagatttttgtttatttgtttgagagagagagaaatcacaagcacagggaggaggaacagagagagagagggacaagcacacccTACCTAGCagggggatcatgacctgagtcgaaggcaaatgcttaaccaactgagccatccaggtgccccactgagtgAGGTTCTGATgctgctctctgcttctgtctAGGTGAGGGGCCAGATGTCCTGGTGTACAGCCTCGATTTTGGTGGCCATCTGCGGATGATGAAGCGTGTGCAGAATGTACTTGGCCACTATCTTATCCATGGGTTCCGGGTGCGACCAGAACCAAATGGAGACCTTGACTCGGAAGCTATGGTGGCTGTGTTTGGGAGCAAGGGACTCCGAATTGTGAAAATTAGCTGGGGACAGGGCCGCTTCCGGGAGCTCTGGCGCTCTGGCCTGTGGAACATGTCTGACTGGATCTGGGATGCACGTTGGCTTGAGGGCAAcgtggccctggccctgggccatAACTCGGTAGTGCTATACGACCCTGTGGTAGGGTGCATGCTGCAGGAGGTGCCCTGCACAGACAGGTGCACCCTTTCCTCGGCCTGTCTGATCGGAGATACCTGGAAGGAGCTGACCATAGTGGCAGGTGCAGTTTCCAATCAGCTCCTTGTCTGGTACCCAGCGGCCGCTTTGATAGACAATAAGCCTGTGGCCCCTGACCGTCGAGTCAGTGGGCACGTGGGTGTCATCTTCAGCATGTCGTACCTGGAAAGCAAGGGCTTGTTGGCCACAGCTTCAGAGGACCGAAGTGTCCGCATCTGGAAGGTGGGTGACCTGCGGGTGCCTGGGGGTCGGGTACAGAATATTGGGCACTGCTTTGGGCATAGTGCCCGTGTGTGGCAGGTCAAGCTCCTAGAGAATTACCTTATCAGTGCAGGAGAGGACTGTGTGTGCTTGGTATGGAGCCACGAAGGTGAGATCCTTCAGGCCTTTCGGGGCcaccagggtcgtgggatccggGCTGTAGCTGCCCATGAGAGGCAGGCCTGGGTGGTCACTGGGGGTGATGACTCAGGCATCCGGCTGTGGCACCTGGTGGGGCGTGGGTACCCGGGTTCAGGGGTCTCAGCTCTCTGCTTCAAGTCTCGTAGCAGGCCAGGTACCCTCAAGGCTGTGACGCTGGCTGGCTCCTGGCGACTGCTGGCGGTGACTGATACAGGGGCCCTGTATCTCTACGACCTTGAGGTCAAGTGCTGGGAGCAGCTGCTGGAGGACAAGCGCTTCCAGTCCTACTGCCTCCTGGAGGCGGCCCCTGGTCCTGAGGGTTTTGGACTTTGTGCCATGGCCAATGGGGAGGGTCGTGTCAAGGTTGTCCCCATCAACACACCAACTGCAGCCGTGGACTTGACCCTGTTCCGTGGGAAAGTGCATAGTCTGAGCTGGGCCCTGCGTGGCTATGAGGAACTCCTGTTGCTAGCATCGGGCCCTGGCGGTGTGGTGGCTTGCCTGGAAATCTCAGCTGCGCCCTCCGGCAAAGCCATCTTTGTAAAGGAACGTTGCCGGTATCTGCTGCCTCCCAGCAAGCAGAGATGGCACACATGCAGTGCCTTCTTACCCCCTGGTGACTTCCTGGTGTGTGGGGACCGCCGGGGCTCTGTGTTGCTGTTTCCCTCCAGACCAGCTCTGCTGAAGGATCTTGGGCTTGGGGGCAAGGCCGGAGCTGTTGCTGGAGCACTTGAAGCAGGTAGTGGCAGTGGTGGGGGTGAGACTGCCTCAACTGAGTGGGGCCCTGTGtccaccctcccttctctgcaTGGGAAGCAGGGTGTGACGTCAGTCACCTGCTATGGTGGCTACGTGTATACCACAGGGCGCGATGGCGCCTACTACCAGCTCTTTGTACGAGGTGGCCAACTGCAGCCCGTCCTAAGGCAAAAGTCCTGTAGAGGCATGAACTGGGTGGCTGGGCTCCGCATGGTGGCCGATGGGAGTATGGTCATCCTGGGCTTCCATGCCAATGAGTTTGTGGTGTGGAGTCCCCGGTCACATGAAAAGCTGCACATCGTCAACTGTGGTGGAGGGCACCGCTCCTGGGCCTTCTCTGATACCGAGGCGGCTATGGCCTTTGCCTACCTCAAGGATGGGGATGTCATGCTCTACCGGGCTCTGGGTGGCTGCACCCGGC contains the following coding sequences:
- the WDR6 gene encoding WD repeat-containing protein 6: MDAHEDYVWPRATSELILLPVTGLECVGDRLLAGEGPDVLVYSLDFGGHLRMMKRVQNVLGHYLIHGFRVRPEPNGDLDSEAMVAVFGSKGLRIVKISWGQGRFRELWRSGLWNMSDWIWDARWLEGNVALALGHNSVVLYDPVVGCMLQEVPCTDRCTLSSACLIGDTWKELTIVAGAVSNQLLVWYPAAALIDNKPVAPDRRVSGHVGVIFSMSYLESKGLLATASEDRSVRIWKVGDLRVPGGRVQNIGHCFGHSARVWQVKLLENYLISAGEDCVCLVWSHEGEILQAFRGHQGRGIRAVAAHERQAWVVTGGDDSGIRLWHLVGRGYPGSGVSALCFKSRSRPGTLKAVTLAGSWRLLAVTDTGALYLYDLEVKCWEQLLEDKRFQSYCLLEAAPGPEGFGLCAMANGEGRVKVVPINTPTAAVDLTLFRGKVHSLSWALRGYEELLLLASGPGGVVACLEISAAPSGKAIFVKERCRYLLPPSKQRWHTCSAFLPPGDFLVCGDRRGSVLLFPSRPALLKDLGLGGKAGAVAGALEAGSGSGGGETASTEWGPVSTLPSLHGKQGVTSVTCYGGYVYTTGRDGAYYQLFVRGGQLQPVLRQKSCRGMNWVAGLRMVADGSMVILGFHANEFVVWSPRSHEKLHIVNCGGGHRSWAFSDTEAAMAFAYLKDGDVMLYRALGGCTRPHVILRESLHGREITCVKRVGTITLGPEFEVPSFMQPDHLEPGSEGPGLIDIVITCSEDTTVCVLALPTVTGSAHALTAVCNHISSVRALAVWGIGTPGGPQDPRPGLTAHVVSAGGRAEMHCFSIMVTPDPSTPSRLACHVMHLSSHRLDEYWDRQRNRHRMVKVDPETRYMSLAVCELDRPGLGPLVAAACSDGAVRLFLLQDLGRRLQLLAETFHHKRCVLKVHSFTHEAPNQRRRLFLCSAATDGSLAFWDLTTMLDHGSTALEPPTDPGLPYRLGTPCLTLQAHSCGVNSLHTLPTREGHLVASGSEDGSLHVFVLAVETPELEEAVGGAELVPQLHVLEEHSVPCAHAAHVTGLRILSPSLMVSASIDQRLTFWRLGHGEPTFMNSTVYHVPDVADMDCWPVSPEFGHRCALGGQGLEVYNWYD